From one Trifolium pratense cultivar HEN17-A07 linkage group LG1, ARS_RC_1.1, whole genome shotgun sequence genomic stretch:
- the LOC123910700 gene encoding deaminated glutathione amidase, chloroplastic/cytosolic, giving the protein MMRLSCYSVNHIITLSSPSLLRRRLRASLSVAGESTMATTNSLRVAAAQMTSINDLASNFTTCSRLVKEAASAGAKLLCFPEAFSFVGAKDGDSVRIAQPLDGPIMDQYCSLARESSIWLSLGGFQEKGSDPQHLFNTHVVVDDTGKIRSTYRKIHLFDVDVPGGRVYKESSFTESGKDVVAVDSPIGRLGLSVCYDLRFPEIYQLLRFQHGAQILLVPAAFTKVTGEAHWEILLRARAIENQCYVIASAQAGIHNDKRESYGDTLIIDPWGTIVGRLPDRLATGIVVADIDLSLVDSVREKMPVAKQRKPFDFWRAASL; this is encoded by the exons ATGATGCGATTGTCGTGTTATTCAGTGAATCATATTATTACCTTATCATCACCATCACTCCTCCGCCGCCGATTACGTGCCTCTCTCTCCGTCGCCGGCGAGTCAACCATGGCGACCACTAACTCACTCCGAGTTGCCGCCGCTCAAATGACATCCATCAACGATCTCGCTTCCAATTTCACCACATGCTCTCGTCTTGTCAAA GAAGCTGCATCTGCTGGAGCAAAATTGCTTTGCTTTCCTGAAGCATTCTCTTTTGTCGGTGCTAAGGATGGTGACAGTGTTAGAATTGCACAACCTTTGGATGGACCAATTATGGACCAATACTGCTCTTTAGCCAG AGAATCTAGCATTTGGTTGTCACTTGGAGGCTTCCAAGAAAAAGGATCTGATCCACAACACTTGTTTAATACACATGTTGTTGTAGATGACACTGGAAAAATTCGAAGCACTTACAGAAAAATTCACCT GTTTGATGTAGATGTTCCTGGTGGAAGGGTATATAAAGAAAGTAGTTTTACAGAATCAG GCAAGGATGTTGTTGCAGTGGACAGTCCTATTGGGCGTTTGGGCCTTAGTGTTTGCTATGATTTGAGATTTCCAGAAATTTACCAGCTGCTACGTTTCCAACATGGAGCACAG ATACTATTGGTGCCCGCAGCATTCACTAAAGTGACTGGTGAAGCACATTGGGAGATTCTTCTTCGTGCTCGTGCAATCGAGAATCAATGCTAT GTCATAGCTTCTGCGCAAGCTGGAATACACAATGACAAAAGAGAAAGCTATGGTGATACATTAATTATCGATCCATGGGGGACCATTGTTGGTCGCTTACCAG ATCGTTTGGCTACAGGAATTGTGGTAGCTGATATTGATTTATCATTAGTTGATTCAGTAAGAGAAAAGATGCCTGTTGCTAAG CAAAGGAAGCCATTTGACTTTTGGAGAGCTGCATCTCTATAG